In one window of Osmia lignaria lignaria isolate PbOS001 chromosome 11, iyOsmLign1, whole genome shotgun sequence DNA:
- the Wnk gene encoding wnk kinase isoform X7 has translation MMYETNRQRSSGGSSLSSLCPKLVASGGSNNQGGISLAVGHLASQESGGPCSVVTTQRIHNHTHNHKRQRKLSVVSQPGTSAHSCGDRKTSNINRSSTTICKKQARVQKTDHNIDTLSITSNGVANNSPSSKKKVLSALRISEKSSSRNPNSPSIEHENDRSFSDAEEAITATENVFNAPGSNSTPSTPIGRLKSKKSDDDETSVECNISEEGAESTPAVSDKKLDCNEQKEFSKISNVTKKVSANSIEEEIISQTKQKVSSNSSISTKCNNSESRNSRSKSKYVTEKIEQNLKDTNMEKCADSSTSTDTSTSAASSKSNRKTKRKISNEEFKSAEVTENDNLIKDVTDDKKEDMGQSEELVKSSRFVTSKVSEEIIDTEGKDMDTQREVEEEMTIYDEDDNGTSISDIVAAQALHESLSKLGKVPPLDTEMEDVKDTNAEEETKMVKDQKEVVAQEETVEGFIGPLLDENFKADEKLTQKTMAMEEVQNLLMKVKVQNIEDDDDEEKAIGISPDGRFLKFEEEIGRGSFKTVYRGLDTQTGVAVAWCELQEKKLNKTERLRFREEAEMLKGLQHPNIVRFYDYWEVTLTRRKYIVLVTELMTSGTLKTYLRRFKKINPKVVKSWCRQILKGLSFLHSRSPPIIHRDLKCDNIFITGTTGSVKIGDLGLATLKNRSFAKSVIGTPEFMAPEMYEEHYDESVDVYAFGMCMLEMATSEYPYSECTGPAQIYKRVVSGVKPQSYDKVENPEVREIIEMCIRLKKEERPLVKDLLNHEFFADDVGLKLEMVSRDSAVADAELSRVEFRLRVLDPKKRTNKHKENEAIQFDFDIQTDNAEEVASEMAKSSLILEEDVKAVAKMLKSQITTLLREREERKAKEEKERLDREADTTNAANENLLQQQLLLQQMQLQQQQQQQMQQQQQQMQPNMGIQIQGQVQMQLQQNQIPLQQQQQQQIQSAAQQSQQHNLQPQQVQLVQQQPLMQQQTSVVQPQQAQQMQQVPQVSQQQVQYQQQQYQQQLQQQYQQQQPQQQQFTQHVSQNLTATSSQCSTPQTVQTQPQFPQVTQQMQQQLHQQQQYIQLNQMNVSQQMSHQMQQQMQPQIQILSQQQHLHQQMQQPQQVQYSQPQMQHVQQVHQHSVGSSSVQNQQYYQQSTTGTPGYSTQPMYQQNISQQIYHSYTSSNSSGHVEILSSSQPTTQMYSHATAPGTSQTYIQQQTGQVPVSMPSSINIQSTSSATHMQNAISSTIPNVQNVQNVSTLLSNGQPQQNVLVQMQYSQSSNVSTSVPISSGMNVSASQHQQHFISNTEQSSTTERSSLSKQDTMDSIQSLPTDVPPNIQDQGNVSNLTNANVTSQAPASSEGVTQESAENAAASERSRVKRSGTKRKKPGIKLTVLSVSSNEGQSMTVECQLDTSKQKTVTFKFDRDDMVPTDIANNLVAENLLPQSQCETFVELIEDIVKQLRLDPSRSLPLVAHGPPDQSAGGSPVTSRRPRERDHSLDTAKQVRHGSLTRQSSHRSSYKVHRRHRSRDETSNTSTPTKLLPIDQIISHITNNTSMEKQQSVQTPDTQTTTENTSADASRRSSTSTQNTDTLTPTNLSGDPNDPTQESIMSVTSGETVLEVHNASKDDTSKTNAYTQNQINSSSGNQASEKSAEPTVQDTLDLQEKEANKEMHADSSAAEVATLTAPAPTRKISRFLVSPVVEQKVAANEEEESNSGENTDKSNVITTQSSSSSQLNATEGVQAKHDESETNVVEIQTTAVPEKSTTEANVHNVVEQMDNVQPIQLGLQNSIQGQTIPQMQQNVNAVQSSQHNITVQGSIHQLPQQMQSVPQNVPISQKDLQTQNSLNGVNIQAQYQSMQCNVLLQQQQMTGQQNLTQTHIQQEPQHQGQMQAQRPLQQFHPQQMPQQHQHQQYVMLSGPIAQLQPTAIIDERNRRISNISTTSNISTDSQISETASITDDKKQPMAVPNLSMPQVQHVQHIPQQDNAPLSQTVLEPVQQLQQIPQNVVNAPTNISVPVHQVVGTEGPPKVILKTKEVSSTLPDLAQNLANILSNPKSKSATPHCLTNHEQPNQPVNVTGATVLDYKPTFQSEQYFQPIQPEASQVQMQSSQLSHNYQANIIQQGIPQSFQIGQQPHQTQIPLQQPMQLNTTPQIDPQLQMTQQSFQAMPVHALPSQGKWIASTNQNIVQQGVPIRHVQQVQPQLQQTAPVQHIIQDTQNIEGSVPSDQSQFHLKLSDHQVSGKVSEAEVQEVTSLPGHIAAECHLLSETENSSHDITPEHTIVESVDSALFAQHQMLHHHQQQQQQQQQHRKLSQQNSLDKVSDGSTGISVSSGTGPQTIADLHQKLVQLTSQPSEALNVGTPPISYPATPHNHQTIGGCDAYMHSLQQKLVNIGMPISTAHGIGPLSPQTTIQSSASLADSNVPTNETSVLAPDGSIHQLAFSQTHVDCSLDSPTPGGAPAGSETMSPSKESIKVRTQRPGSRLQELEQELAKIHHRGSILPTASPQPLTPPVSAVGPIQPPLQTTQSLLTTVPPLTAVPVATVTPSVITSRSDTNTPVQTESQENVSEKGNTIQPVRKISRFVVSKVAGPPISAATSNQQPQHTEIPKNQLEDPKIYHTDDTQGAPVQVIHSREGSLPPTQMTQPMNVPIMEQLEKDERFWTLTPSEEYQLLIKKQTMELETLQRRHREELERFQQHQLQLLIQQQQQASALHQHHHQHHPMLYHTVTTSISGQTRLPSAEDYLMFNTTPQTPLQKAPSNYPDTDETLRLAMQKLKQTPLQLQPQQATAGIPHAYVIPIPVVPSETMQSVSSQQSGSYTSEVAESLDPTHNPTIINSAQYQFAPVLSDGTNISVSSTGSLVTSIPISSSTGSGGYIQYHENQTLPNFQTFSCTPHGGFFLPAGYRLIYAPPGASQSQSQTQSQSQSQSQSQPVTPATPHIGSSHDGTPPAEPLQANNDNSTAPLSHTDQ, from the exons GTATGAGACAAATAGGCAACGTTCTTCAGGTGGCAGTAGCCTGTCAAGTTTATGTCCGAAGCTGGTGGCCAGTGGAGGTAGTAATAACCAGGGTGGGATCAGTTTGGCAGTGGGCCATTTAGCCTCTCAAGAAAGTGGAGGCCCTTGTTCGGTTGTAACTACTCAAAGGATTCATAATCACACACATAATCATAAACGTCAAAGGAAATTGTCCGTTGTTTCGCAGCCTGGTACTAGTGCTCATAGTTGTGGAGATCGAAAG ACATCAAATATAAATCGTTCTTCTACAACTATCTGCAAGAAACAAGCGAGGGTACAAAAAACTGATCACAATATAGATACATTATCTATAACTAGTAACGGAGTTGCGAATAATTCACCTTCTTCTAAAAAGAAAGTCTTATCTGCATTGCGTATTTCTGAAAAATCCTCTTCTCGGAATCCTAATTCGCCATctatagaacatgaaaatgaCCGGAGCTTCAGCGATGCAGAAGAAGCTATTACAGCAACAGAAAATGTTTTTAACGCGCCAG GATCAAATTCAACACCATCGACACCAATTGGTCGATTGAAATCAAAAAAATCTGACGATGATGAGACAAGCGTGGAATGCAATATTAGCGAAGAAGGTGCTGAATCGACACCGGCTGTATCAGATAAAAAATTAGATTGTAATGAACaaaaagaattttctaaaatttcgaaCGTTACGAAAAAAGTATCAGCGAATAGTATCGAAGAAGAGATAATTAGTCAAACGAAACAAAAAGTATCCTCTAATTCTTCCATAAGTACAAAATGCAACAATAGTGAAAGCAGAAACTCAAGATCTAAAAGCAAGTATGTTACAGAAAAGATTGAACAAAATTTAAAGGATACAAATATGGAGAAATGCGCGGATTCAAGTACGTCCACAGATACGTCCACTTCAGCAGCTTCTAGTAAAAGTAACAGAAAAACAAAACGGAAAATATCCAACGAAGAATTTAAGTCAGCGGAAGTTACtgaaaatgataatttaattaaagatgTGACCGATGATAAAAAGGAGGATATGGGACAAAGCGAGGAATTGGTGAAAAGTTCAAGATTTGTCACTTCGAAAGTATCGGAAGAGATAATAGACACCGAGGGTAAAGATATGGATACTCAAAGGGAGGTGGAAGAAGAAATGACGATATACGACGAAGATGACAATGGCACCAGTATCAGTGATATTGTTGCTGCACAAGCACTTCACGAATCTCTGAGTAAATTAGGAAAAGTACCGCCGTTAGACACAGAAATGGAGGATGTTAAAGATACAAACGCGGAGGAGGAAACTAAAATGGTTAAGGATCAGAAAGAAGTGGTTGCGCAAGAAGAAACGGTCGAAGGTTTTATCGGTCCGTTGcttgatgaaaattttaaagCGGATGAGAAATTAACACAGAAAACGATGGCTATGGAAGAAGTTCAAAATTTATTGATGAAAGTTAAAGTTCAGAATATCGAAGATGACGATGACGAAGAGAAGGCTATCGGTATATCACCGGACGGTAGATTCCTAAAATTTGAAGAAGAAATTGGTAGAGGCAGCTTTAAGACTGTATATAGAGGTTTAGATACTCAAACAGGTGTAGCTGTTGCTTGGTGCGAGTTACAG gagaaaaaattaaacaaaacagAAAGATTACGGTTTCGAGAAGAAGCGGAAATGTTGAAAGGCTTGCAGCATCCAAACATTGTTAGATTTTACGATTATTGGGAAGTTACACTTACGCGTAGAAAATACATTGTGCTAGTCACTGAACTTATGACTTCAGGAACATTGAAAAC gTATCTAAGAcgctttaaaaaaattaatccaAAAGTAGTAAAATCTTGGTGCAGACAAATTTTGAAAGGCCTTAGTTTCCTCCATTCAAGATCACCGCCAATCATTCACCGTGATCTGAAGTgtgacaatatttttattactggtACAACTGGCAGTGTGAAAATTGGTGACTTAGGTCTGGCAACTCTTAAAAATCGAAGTTTCGCAAAAAGTGTTATCGGAACACCAGAATTTATGGCACCTGAAATGTATGAAGAACACTATGACGAATCTGTTGACGTTTATGCATTTGGAATGTGTATGCTTGAGATGGCTACTAGTGAATATCCATACTCGGAATGTACTGGTCCAGCGCAAATATATAAACGCGTAGTATcg ggtgtaaaaccACAAAGTTATGACAAAGTGGAAAATCCGGAAGTACGTGAGATTATTGAGATGTGTATTCGTTTAAAGAAAGAAGAACGACCTTTAGTTAAAGATTTGTTAAACCATGAATTTTTTGCCGATGATGTTGGATTAAAGTTAGAAATGGTCTCGCGAGATTCAGCGGTCGCTGATGCGGAATTATCTCGTGTTGAATTTAGACTGAGAGTGTTAGATCCGAAGAAACGTACCAATAAACATAAAGAGAACGAGGCGATACAATTTGACTTTGACATTCAAACTGATAACGCGGAAGAGGTAGCTTCGGAGATGGCTAAATCTAGCCTGATACTTGAAGAAGATGTAAAGGCTGTAGCAAAAATGTTGAAATCACAAATTACTACCTTGTTACGCGAAAGAGAAGAACGTAAAgccaaagaagaaaaggaacgtTTAGACAGAGAAGCGGACACAACTAATGCAGccaatgaaaatttattgcagCAACAATTACTGCTTCAGCAGATGCAgctgcaacaacaacagcaacagcagatgcaacaacagcagcagcagatGCAACCAAATATGGGCATTCAAATTCAAGGCCAAGTACAAATGCAGTTACAACAAAACCAAATACCTCttcagcagcaacagcagcagcaaataCAGTCTGCTGCGCAACAATCTCAACAGCATAATTTACAACCACAACAAGTTCAGTTAGTTCAACAACAACCGTTGATGCAACAGCAAACATCCGTTGTTCAACCTCAGCAAGCGCAGCAAATGCAGCAGGTACCGCAAGTGTCCCAACAGCAAGTTCAGTATCAGCAACAACAATATCAACAGCAACTCCAGCAACAATATCAGCAACAACAACCGCAGCAGCAGCAATTTACCCAGCACGTATCACAGAATTTAACTGCTACATCTTCCCAATGTTCTACTCCTCAGACTGTTCAGACTCAGCCACAGTTTCCTCAAGTAACTCAACAAATGCAGCAGCAGCTACATCAACAGCAGCAATACATACAATTGAATCAGATGAACGTGTCACAACAAATGAGTCATCAAATGCAACAACAAATGCAACCTCAGATACAAATTTTATCTCAGCAACAACACCTACATCAACAAATGCAACAGCCTCAGCAAGTGCAATATTCTCAACCTCAAATGCAGCATGTACAACAAGTACATCAGCATTCGGTAGGCTCCTCATCAGTTCAGAATCAACAATATTATCAGCAAAGTACCACAGGAACTCCTGGATACAGTACACAACCCATGTATCAGCAGAATATATCTCAGCAGATATATCATTCGTACACCAGTTCTAATTCTTCTGGCCACGTGGAAATTTTATCGTCTAGTCAACCAACAACTCAAATGTATTCTCACGCGACTGCACCTGGCACATCGCAGACTTATATACAGCAACAAACGGGACAGGTCCCAGTTTCCATGCCATCCAGCATAAATATTCAGAGTACATCATCGGCAACTCATATGCAGAATGCAATATCTTCCACAATTCCAAATGTGCAAAATGTGCAAAATGTATCTACGCTTCTTTCAAATGGGCAACCTCAACAAAACGTTTTAGTTCAAATGCAATATTCACAAAGTTCAAACGTGTCCACTTCTGTACCTATATCCTCTGGAATGAACGTTTCCGCATCACAGCATCAACAACACTTTATTTCAAATACGGAACAGAGTTCCACTACAGAGAGGTCATCTTTGTCTAAGCAAGACACAATGGATTCTATACAATCTTTGCCAACCGATGTACCTCCTAATATTCAAGATCAAGGAAACGTGTCCAATCTGACTAATGCGAATGTTACATCACAAGCACCAGCATCGAGTGAAGG AGTAACTCAAGAGAGTGCAGAGAACGCAGCTGCATCTGAAAGATCTAGAGTGAAAAGATCTGGTACAAAACGCAAGAAACCTGGCATTAAGCTAACAGTTTTATCTGTAAGCAGTAATGAAGGACAATCGATGACTGTCGAGTGTCAGTTAGATACTAGTAAACAAAAAACTGTAACGTTTAAATTTGATAGAGATGACATGGTACCTACCGATATTGCTAACAATCTG gTTGCTGAAAATTTATTACCACAGTCTCAGTGCGAAACATTCGTAGAACTGATAGAAGATATTGTTAAACAATTACGTTTAGATCCCAGTCGTTCTTTACCTTTAGTAGCACATGGACCACCTGATCAAAGTGCTGGTGGTAGTCCAGTTACAAGCCGTAGACCCAGGGAACGTGACCACAGTCTTGATACAGCTAAG CAGGTGAGACATGGCTCGCTAACTCGTCAAAGCAGCCACCGATCGTCGTACAAAGTCCATCGTAGACACCGTTCG AGAGACGAAACTTCCAACACATCTACACCAACGAAATTATTGCCAATTGATCAAATTATTTCTCATATAACGAATAACACCTCTATGGAAAAACAGCAGAGTGTCCAAACACCTGATACTCAGACAACTACTGAGAATACATCAGCCGATGCATCCAGACGATCTTCAACTTCCACTCAAAATACGGATACATTAACACCGACTAATTTATCCGGTGATCCAAATGATCCGACTCAAGAGAGCATTATGTCTGTAACATCTGGAGAGACAGTTTTAGAAGTACATAATGCATCTAAAGACGATACTTCTAAAACAAACGCATATACTCaaaatcaaataaatagttCATCTGGGAACCAAGCAAGTGAAAAATCAGCAGAACCTACGGTTCAAGATACGCTTGATCTTCAAGAAAAGGAAGCTAATAAAGAAATGCATGCTGATTCCTCAGCTGCAGAAGTGGCTACGTTGACTGCACCAGCTCCAACGCGAAAAATTTCTCGTTTCTTAGTCAGTCCTGTGGTTGAACAAAAAGTCGCTGCAAATGAAGAGGAAGAATCTAATAGCGGAGAGAATACAGATAAATCTAATGTTATAACAACACAATCAAGTTCATCGTCACAGCTTAATGCAACTGAAGGAGTGCAAGCAAAGCACGATGAGTCAGAAACGAATGTTGTAGAAATACAAACTACAGCAGTTCCTGAAAAATCTACCACTGAAGCAAACGTTCACAATGTCGTGGAACAAATGGATAATGTTCAACCGATACAATTAGGTCTTCAAAACAGCATACAAGGGCAAACGATTCCGCAAATGCAGCAGAATGTTAACGCTGTACAGTCTAGTCAACACAATATAACTGTGCAAGGATCGATCCATCAACTTCCTCAGCAAATGCAATCGGTACCTCAGAACGTACCTATATCACAAAAAGATTTACAGACTCAGAATTCTTTGAACGGCGTTAATATACAAGCACAGTATCAGTCTATGCAATGCAACGTTTTACTGCAGCAACAACAAATGACTGGGCAACAAAACCTAACACAAACGCATATTCAACAGGAGCCCCAACATCAGGGACAAATGCAAGCTCAGCGACCTCTTCAACAGTTCCACCCTCAACAAATGCCGCAGCAACATCAGCATCAACAGTATGTTATGCTTTCCGGACCAATTGCTCAATTGCAGCCAACAGCAATTATAGATGAAAGAAATCGCAGGATTTCGAATATTTCCACAACGTCAAATATATCTACGGATTCACAGATTTCGGAGACAGCTAGTATCACCGATGATAAGAAACAACCAATGGCTGTACCTAATTTATCAATGCCTCAAGTGCAACATGTACAACATATTCCTCAACAAGATAACGCGCCTTTATCGCAGACCGTTCTGGAACCAGTTCAACAGCTTCAACAAATTCCTCAAAATGTAGTGAACGCGCCAACAAACATATCCGTTCCTGTTCACCAAGTTGTTGGTACAGAAGGTCCTCCAAAGGTTATCCTGAAAACGAAAGAAGTATCATCGACGCTACCAGACTTGGCGCAGAATTTAGCAAATATACTTTCAAATCCAAAGTCAAAGTCCGCGACACCGCATTGTTTAACTAATCACGAGCAACCGAATCAACCTGTTAACGTAACAGGAGCCACGGTACTCGATTATAAACCCACATTTCAATCTGAACAGTATTTTCAACCTATTCAACCTGAAGCTAGCCAGGTACAAATGCAATCATCTCAGTTGTCGCATAATTACCAAGCTAATATAATACAGCAAGGAATCCCGCAATCCTTCCAAATTGGTCAACAACCTCATCAAACTCAAATACCATTACAACAGCCGATGCAATTAAATACCACCCCACAAATAGATCCTCAATTGCAAATGACGCAGCAAAGTTTTCAAGCAATGCCAGTTCACGCGTTGCCTTCTCAAGGAAAGTGGATCGCGTCTACGAATCAGAATATCGTACAGCAGGGTGTACCGATCAGGCACGTTCAACAGGTTCAACCACAGTTGCAACAAACTGCACCTGTGCAACATATTATACAAGATACGCAAAATATAGAAGGATCCGTGCCATCTGATCAATCTCAGTTTCATTTAAAACTTTCGGATCACCAAGTTTCAGGGAAAGTATCGGAAGCAGAAGTTCAGGAAGTAACCAGTTTACCTGG GCATATCGCTGCTGAATGTCATCTGTTATCGGAGACTGAAAATTCCAGTCATGATATAACACCAGAACATACCATCGTTGAGTCTGTGGATTCTGCATTGTTCGCACAGCATCAAATGTTACACCATcaccaacaacaacagcagcagcagcaacagcataGGAAACTTAGTCAACAGAATTCTTTGGATAAAGTTTCTGATGGAAGCACTGGAATAAGTGTCTCAAGTGGAACAGGTCCACAGACGATAGCAGACCTTCATCAGAAACTTGTGCAATTAACAAGTCAGCCGTCCGAAGCACTCAACGTAGGCACACCACCTATAAGTTATCCAGCTACTCCTCATAATCATCAAACGATTGGAGGATGTGATGCGTATATGCATTCTTTACAACAGAAACTTGTTAATATTGGTATGCCAATTTCAACTGCACATGGCATT GGGCCTCTGTCACCTCAGACTACAATACAGTCTTCAGCTTCTTTGGCTGATTCAAATGTTCCAACAAATGAAACTTCTGTGTTAGCTCCAGACGGCTCTATTCATCAACTTGCATTTTCTCAAACT caTGTAGATTGCTCTCTGGATAGTCCAACGCCAGGAGGAGCCCCTGCAGGTTCAGAAACCATGAGTCCCAGTAAAGAGAGTATAAAAGTTCGAACGCAGAGGCCCGGATCTCGTCTCCAGGAACTGGAACAAGAATTAGCCAAGATTCATCACAGAGGTTCAATTCTCCCAACAGCCTCTCCGCAGCCTCTAACGCCACCTGTTTCTGCTGTTGGCCCCATTCAACCACCTTTGCAAACTACTCAGAGTTTATTAACTACTGTTCCACCTCTGACTGCTGTGCCTGTTGCCACTGTTACTCCCAGTGTTATTACATCACGCTCTGACACGAACACTCCGGTGCAAACAGAATCTCAAGAAAATGTTTCAGAG AAGGGTAATACTATACAACCCGTTAGAAAAATATCAAGATTTGTGGTTTCCAAGGTCGCAGGTCCTCCCATTAGCGCTGCTACGTCGAATCAACAACCACAGCATACCGAGATACCTAAAAATCAATTGGAAGATCCAAAGATTTATCATACAGATGACACACAgg GTGCACCGGTACAGGTAATCCATAGTCGCGAGGGTTCTCTTCCACCCACACAAATGACTCAGCCTATGAACGTCCCTATTATGGAA CAATTGGAGAAGGACGAAAGATTTTGGACACTAACACCGAGTGAAGAATATCAGTTGCTTATAAAAAA ACAAACTATGGAACTGGAAACACTGCAAAGGCGGCATAGAGAAGAACTGGAACGTTTTCAACAGCATCAATTGCAGCTATTGattcaacaacagcagcaagcAAGTGCACTTCATCAACACCATCATCAACATCATCCTATGCTTTATCATACCGTTACAACTAGTATATCAG GGCAAACTAGACTTCCAAGTGCAGAAGACTATTTAATGTTTAATACAACGCCTCAAACTCCATTACAGAAAGCCCCAAGTAATTATCCGGATACAGATGAAACGTTAAGATTAGCCATGCAGAAATTGAAACAAACTCCATTGCAGCTACAACCGCAACAGGCAACAGCTGGAATACCACATGCTTATGTTATTCCAATTCCAGTAGTGCCTTCTGAAACTATGCAAAGTGTGTCCTCTCAACAGTCTGGTAGTTACACAAGTGAAGTAGCAGAATCTCTTGATCCAACGCATAACCCAACAATTATTAATTCGGCCCAGTATCAATTCGCGCCTGTGTTATCGGATGGGACAAATATCTCAGTATCTTCGACAGGATCGTTGGTCACATCTATACCAATATCAAGCTCAACAGGAAGCGGAGGTTATATCCAATATCATGAAAATCAAACATTACCAAACTTTCAAACTTTTAGCTGTACACCGCATGGAGGATTCTTTTTACCAGCTggttatagactaatatatgcTCCACCTGGAGCATCTCAGTCGCAATCTCAAACACAGTCTCAGTCTCAGTCTCAATCTCAGTCTCAACCAGTTACACCGGCTACTCCTCATATAGGAAGTTCTCACGATGGCACACCGCCAGCAGAACCTTTACAGGCGAATAACGATAATTCAACAGCTCCTCTTTCCCATACCGATCAATAA